CATTCGACCAGGATTGCCCGAGGCTCTACTGCTTGCCAGATAGGAGCATTCTACTTCGTGGTTAATGCGATCACGCCCATGTCGATTGGTTGATCGCCGCTAACGTCGAGGGTGATGGGGGTTTTGTCTGGCTTAGCGTAGCGGTTTTTTAGTTTGTCGGGGCCGACGAAGCTGGCGGAGACGGGGTTGAATTTGCCCCAGAAGAAGGTGATCTGGTATTTACCGGCTGGGATGCCGTCTCCTTCTTCGTAGGTGGAGAAAGCGAAGGTTCCTTCCGGCGTGGTCAGGGCCTGGGTGATGGAAGGATGCTCGGCGTCGAGACCTCCTTCAGGATGACATTCGATCACGATCGGGCTGCCTGGCGGTTGGCCGTCGACGGTTACGGTGCCGGTGACTTTGGTGGTGGGCTTGGCGTAGTATTGGTGCTCGTTGGCAGTACACCCGAGGCCGGACGACAGTATCGCCAGGCCGACAAAACAAAGTAGCCGTCGTCGACTCATGCGTGTCCCTTCCTTGCGGTTAGTTGTTCGCGATGACTTCGCCGTTCTTGGCGGTGATCTGCGAGGCGAACGTGTGCGCGGCGACGTTCGACGAAATGAATTGTGCCGAGCCATCGGCCATCAAGAATTCTGCCCCACCAGGATGCATCGAAAGGAAACCTCGTGAGCGAATGTTCGAGCAATTGATCGCACACGGGCCACCGCCGGAGGTGTACGAACCATCGTACAGCGAACCTTTCACCCATTGTTCGCCGTTGAGCACGTCACCCCAAGCACCACCCTGCGTCGAGCCGAGTAAGGAGGTCAGTGTGGCATCGATCTGGCGTTTCTTATACACGTTTGATCCACCCAGGCGTTCGCCGATCAGGTAAGTATTGGATGTGCCGTCCTGGATATCGGCCATGCGAGACGCTTTGCCAGCGGCTCCGTAACCGGTATTCACCAGCGCGCCACTGCGATCACTTTGACCAACGCCTGAGTAAGCCAGCGTCGAGAAATCACCGAATACGCCGGAGGTCGCACTGTAGTCGCTGCGGGCTGCCGTCCAGGTTAAGTCCAGCGGTGGAATTCCACTGGCCATCGCTCCTTGGGGGATTAAGTAATCATGCTTCTCCGCTTCGGGGGCGGAGGGGCACATGAACACGTTGACCGGTGTGGCGATCGCAGCCATGTTCGAGTTGACCGAGGCGGCCGGGTAGCCCAGCGAGGTTGCTTCGTTGAATGCAGGAACCTTCGGATCGATTGCGTCGGAGAGGTTGCCTTGCTCCAGGAACGGCAAGATCTGAATGCCCCAACTCGAAGCGTTCATGTCGGCGGTAAAGTTCCAGCTGAAAGGGAACGAACCGAATGTGTCGTGGTAGTTGTGGAACGCCAGGCCAAGCTGCTTGCAGTTGTTCGAGCACTGCATCCGCCGGGCAGCCTCGCGAGCTTGCTGAACCGCCGGCAACAGCAGCGAGATCAAGACACCAATGATGGCAATCACCACCAACAATTCAACCAGTGTGAATGCCTGTTTCCGATCGGTAGCGACGCGTCGTGCTGGGGAACTCATGAGAGCACCATTCCTTAGAAGAGAAGAGATCGATTCGACCCGAGTGATCCAGAAAAGCCAGCTAATAGTTTGTCAGTAACCTTATGAGAATCTCATTTCGCTGAGATTAAGTTCGTATGTGGTATTTTCGGTCGATGGAAACTGATTGTAGGAAGAGAAGTCAATTTGAAAAGACAGATCAGCCGCCGCCGATCCTTAAGATAACCCCTAGCTGCCAAGATTGTTACCGTTTCACAGGGAATAAATTGGCGGTTTGCCAGAAACGAATGCGATTTCACGGGTGATCAATTTTGTTGATCGAAGTTCATAGAATCCTCATATTAGATGGGCCGTCGAAGGTGACTGGATACGCGTTTGGTTGAGGTTGGGGTGAATGATGAAGCCAAGTTCCCGTGTGGGCATATTCTGGTCACTTGCGATTGTCCTGATCGGTACCGACTCCCCTGCTCTGCTGGCACAACAAGCGGATCGTGATCTGTTGGAAGCGATCGAAGTGGCGGGGCGAAGACAGGCTCACGAGATTCAATCGGCCCGCGTTGTTTTCAAGTACCGTAATGGTGGTGCGCGAGAGCAACTATCGGGACCAAAGGTCGACGCAGCCATCGAAAAACTGCGTCGCGCGATGGTTCGCAAAGAAATCCATTGCCACTTAATCGGCTACAACATTGTCGGCGCGGCCATGATCGGGTCGGCACTCAAATCCCAACGCCGTCCGAACAGGCTAAGTTTTACCGGATCCCTGCAAGCGAGCGAAGAGTTCGCGGCCTACCTTAGTCGACGCTCTGGCCGCTATTGCGAACAGTGGGAATGCTTGCTGCGAACAATCGCCAAGTTGACGGTAGGCAATCGCTCTAATCGCAAAGAATCACGCCAGATCAAACGCGGCCCGAAACCGTACCGAGCTACTGCAGTCAGCCCGAAAGTCGATCAGGATCCAGGAGGCTACAACGAGTTAGAGATTAAGCTCGTGCCATTCAATCCTGACCCCTTTTCTTTCCCAAGAAGCACTTGCCAGATTGTCGCAAATTACCCATCATGGCGCAATCGCCGTGAGGCTTGTTCCGACATCAATTCCTGCGCTAGTGAAGACAATTTTGATGCGATGTTGTACTCATAAATTCGGCCTTCGTGCAATGCTAGCTTTCTGTGCATTGATTGCTACGTGCTTAGGACTATGGCGTTGGCACATGAAATGGGTAGACAGCCAATGCGACTTAGCAGCGCAAATCACGAGACGTGATGGAAATGTCACATGGGAAACTTGGGGGCCATCGTGGATTCATGCGAGTTTCGATAGTCGCTATTTTCAGAGTATCGTCGCTGTTGAATGGCATAGCGTTAATAATCAGGATCTCGAGCTACTTTGCGATATCCCAACGTTAAATAAACTCGACATTGGATAGGCCCCTGTCGACGACGTAGGCCTCCGTCATCTTGCATCACTGCCCATTTCCGAAATTGAAACGATTTTCTGTGAAAACATCACCGAAGTGGGAGCAAAGTACCTGCAAGATTCGATACACGTTAGACATTTGATGCTTGAAACCCCTAAGGGAACTCTATGGGCCAATTCCTTGATCGGACATCCGACCCTATTAAAGTTAGAAGTAAATCGCGGCTTGATGAGTGATGATCAGATGAAAGGCTTGCTGTTAGCGAATACGCTTGAATATCTGGAAATAAACTCGGTTCCAATCGGAGACCTGGGGCTTGTTACACCGTTTAACGGAATGATTTTGAAGTCGTTAACGCTTAGAGAAACAAACGTGACAACGACTGGTGTCCTTTCAACATTTGGTCCCTCTTGTTTAGAGATCAATTGCGTTCACAATAACAACTGGCATTCGATCGAACTGAAGTGCAGTAGTGAACCGTCTGGGCCGTCAATTTCGTGGGGAGGGATTTTGAAACCTAATGTTTGGAAGGACTTACATCACTGCCAAGACATTGAAAAAATCGTTGTTGGGGTGCCACTTCCGATAATGTCATCCCAACCGTTCGATCTCGATTCACCGCTGCTTGGCGCGGCCCACCCAGCAAGCCGCAATCAAGATATCATTCCCATCGACGACCAAGCCATCGAGATAATTTCGAAACTCCCTGCTCTGAAGTCCCTCGTCATCAATGCCGCAGGCAAAGTTTCGTCACAAGGGCTAAATAGCCTTGCAGAGGAAAGCCAGCTAGAAAACCTTACCCTAAATTGTTGTGGTATTACGGACGATCATATGATCAAAATTGGCGCCATGAGCTTTCTAAAACACTTATCGCTTGACTACAATCCGATTTCGCATCAAGGACTAAAAGAGTTAACACACTTGCGTGAGCTTCAAACACTAAGTTTAAATACGTGCGAGCGATTGGACGATCGTGCCGGTATTTCGATCAGTCAACTGCGCAAGCTCCAACGCTTGGAAGCCTTCCATACTGCCATCGGCGATAATGGCATCAAGCAATTGCACGGAATGCCTAATTTGATGATAGTTTATATTTCAGGTGAAGGTACAACACACGAGGGAATTCTAGAGCTTCTGAGCTCTTTACCCACGGCTAATGCACACTAACCCGTTGGCAGGCCAATGATTTCTGCGAGGAAGTTCACGTTCCAGCCAGCCATGCGTCTTCGCATCACGATGCTTTCCTTGCTTTTCTGCTGCTTGATCAAGCTGATCGCCATCCGTTTGAGCCATGCCAGGTTCTCGGCCGCGTAGCGGTTTCTGACGCGACTGTCGTCTTCGCGGAACGTCACGTCGAGCGACCAGTGCAACGTGTTTTCGATCCCCCAGTGACCGCGAACGGCCGAGGCGAATTGCTTCACGCCCAGTCGTAACGAGCTTATATAATATCGTGTATCACTGGTATGTCGTCCGTTTTCTTCGCTCATCCGAACGGCCACGCCGATCGTTCGCACGCCTTGCCAACGATCGCGGCCAGGCAACTGCTTCGGCCAGCTCATCTGATAGTAAACCAACTTGTCGACTCGCCCATGCCCACGCGATTCTTCTTCGTGCTTCTGGGCTTTATTAAAGTCTGCGCCAGCAATCTAATAGGGGCAACCAACGGAAGCCCCG
This window of the Blastopirellula marina genome carries:
- a CDS encoding DUF1559 domain-containing protein; translation: MSSPARRVATDRKQAFTLVELLVVIAIIGVLISLLLPAVQQAREAARRMQCSNNCKQLGLAFHNYHDTFGSFPFSWNFTADMNASSWGIQILPFLEQGNLSDAIDPKVPAFNEATSLGYPAASVNSNMAAIATPVNVFMCPSAPEAEKHDYLIPQGAMASGIPPLDLTWTAARSDYSATSGVFGDFSTLAYSGVGQSDRSGALVNTGYGAAGKASRMADIQDGTSNTYLIGERLGGSNVYKKRQIDATLTSLLGSTQGGAWGDVLNGEQWVKGSLYDGSYTSGGGPCAINCSNIRSRGFLSMHPGGAEFLMADGSAQFISSNVAAHTFASQITAKNGEVIANN